Proteins encoded by one window of Culicoides brevitarsis isolate CSIRO-B50_1 chromosome 2, AGI_CSIRO_Cbre_v1, whole genome shotgun sequence:
- the LOC134828740 gene encoding serine protease filzig, with translation MKRVILNSLSSTILVVLVVCCCVLDITVVGLSSTRERENRKFFGGYRIAPKFCNATRLQPGTSKPRGPTICMFNHECSQRNGEVVGACMDGFLFGTCCLLKGQEHNGHEMDDDYIEEMPQSNLAAVSSYERYGSAQGDSYLDKKKYQNEYDFQMDPDMVEKYEKLNEATGYFYSTTSIPESEAHTTTINSIVGRQTTTEAPSYQEETVAPTTNVYLPNISSHKYSEELPSALLNKFSNQETINPISSVEITSSTTNGIDDIFTSSNVHYIGNVLRENVDSTTNREFNDITYEDDSYDTETSNYPTTTFYRKSTSTTEKPQHNTRVTYPKPQFRPKPTKESTNNYILVQTVSNERYNDSKTAVSEPNLESIESIILMLNDTNPGPSYDTDISTERIAPDSTEMGYYSTYSDEYDTTQYSTNRYRPVTRKPASRPSFYTTTFQPDSYQEETEMYSSPYSQTKRPNIEAIKAQTTYSYYDPSFQSGSSTHYFSPSTNSISVSSSKKPYSKPTTQITYSTAAPTIEIIKTTVGSKQPSTFSTSAGTKVNKIKTPTSASSRPSSSSSTTSTRPISTTQRIKVSSTQKQSTTSTKGTRKPPSTSYVYSPYPTKRPGASEKTSTSAKPTKKISQSQLVTAGTRLPGEFIVQSKPVTQARPTSSNSYFSVQDSVTSSRPNPTVYITPKPNVNLITSSNYGNNPGGSSTPGGTNKISTGNMPQGGISVIYNENPAVLIPAPADFDNEGYFGVSTTMRPISDQHLVTQTSIFTIGKRPSTIHVFAPTTPSSVLHYNDINDYKTGQTSMIPIKGVTHAATDDLINFPPVRNPNLNLTNGVPPGVHTGVNFSEEEDTAETTPVFVEDEVLHNKMDLLVSKIVASLQNNFDDLADMVYERRNVTILKDPSEDAATLKPSRRPTTRKPITTTKRAKVTTTKRPLKATSKKPATTKKPSSSKRPSTKRPTSKVTTKPTKRVTTSTETATLADDYYDEPIDDNETGAEEQLPSFGNARIQCGVRPQVKSGRIVGGKSARFGEWPWQVLVKESTWLGLFTKNKCGGVLINNNYVMTAAHCQPGFLASLVAVLGEHDISGELEAKRSITKNVKQIIVHRQYDPATFENDLALLQLESPVHYDTHIVPICLPPDSADFTGRKATITGWGRLKYNGGVPSVLQEVQVPVMENSVCQEMFNTAGHQKKILPSFLCAGYANGQRDSCEGDSGGPLVLQRSDGRFELVGTVSHGIKCAAPYLPGVYMRTTFYKPWIKSVAGIK, from the exons ATGAAGCGTGttatattaaattcattatcaTCGACTATATTAGTCGTTTtggttgtttgttgttgtgttcTAGACATCACAGTGGTTGGATTAAGCTCAACAAGGGAAAGAG aaaacagaaaatttttcggtgGTTACAGAATAGctccaaaattttgtaatgcaACAAGACTTCAACCAGGGACTTCAAAGCCCCGAGGACCTACGATCTGCATGTTTAATCACGAATGTTCTCAAAGGAATGGAGAAGTTGTTGGAGCATGTATGGAtgg atttttatttggtaCCTGTTGTCTTTTAAAAGGTCAAGAGCATAATGGACATGAAATGGATGATGATTACATTGAAGAGATGCCACAATCAAATTTAGCGGCTGTTAGTTCATATGAAAGATATGGAAGCGCCCAAGGTGATTCGTATTTAGACAAAAAGAAATATCAAAACGAATATGACTTTCAAATGGACCCAGATATGGTTGAAAAGTATGAAAAGCTAAATGAGGCAACGGGATACTTTTATTCAACGACGAGCATTCCAGAAAGCGAGGCACATACAACAACTATAAACTCTATTGTTGGAAGACAAACAACGACAGAGGCACCTTCTTATCAAGAGGAAACTGTGGCTCCAACAACAAACGTTTATTTGCCCAATATTTCTAGTCATAAATATAGCGAAGAATTGCCGTCAGctttgttgaataaattttcgaatcaaGAAACTATTAATCCCATATCATCAGTTGAAATAACATCATCGACAACTAATGGGATTGACGACATTTTTACCTCCAGCAACGTCCATTATATAGGAAATGTTTTACGAGAAAATGTGGACAGTACGACTAATCGAGAATTTAATGATATCACCTACGAAGACGATTCATATGATACCGAAACTTCCAACTATCCAACGACTACGTTTTATAGAAAATCCACTTCAACAACGGAAAAACCTCAACATAATACGCGTGTCACTTACCCAAAACCTCAATTTAGGCCAAAGCCCACAAAAGAATCTACAAACAATTACATCCTTGTCCAAACGGTTTCTAATGAAAGATACAACGATTCAAAAACCGCAGTTTCAGAACCCAATTTGGAATCGATTGAGTCAATTATTCTAATGTTGAATGATACTAATCCGGGACCATCTTATGATACTGATATATCAACCGAAAGAATCGCTCCTGATAGTACTGAAATGGGATACTATTCCACGTATTCTGATGAATATGATACAACACAATATAGTACAAATCGTTATCGTCCAGTAACGAGAAAGCCAGCATCGCGTCCGTCTTTTTACACAACAACTTTTCAGCCAGACTCTTATCAAGAAGAAACAGAAATGTACAGCAGTCCATACAGTCAAACGAAACGACCGAATATTGAAGCTATTAAGGCCCAAACTACTTATTCGTACTACGATCCATCGTTCCAATCAGGAAGCAGTACACACTATTTTTCGCCAAGCACAAATTCTATCAGTGTATCTAGTTCGAAAAAGCCGTATAGTAAACCCACAACTCAAATAACATATAGCACTGCCGCTCCGACTATTGAGATCATTAAAACAACAGTTGGCTCTAAGCAACCCTCGACTTTTAGTACCAGTGCAGGAACcaaggtaaataaaattaaaacgccTACTTCAGCATCTTCTCGTCCCTCCTCATCAAGTAGTACAACTTCTACACGACCCATCAGTACAACGCAACGTATTAAGGTGTCATCAACTCAAAAGCAATCAACAACTTCTACTAAAGGAACACGTAAACCACCATCAACAAGCTATGTTTACTCTCCTTATCCCACTAAGCGACCTGGTGCATCAGAAAAAACCTCTACATCTGCgaaacctacaaaaaaaattagccaaTCACAACTAGTCACAGCAGGTACCCGTCTTCCGGGCGAATTTATTGTACAGTCTAAGCCTGTTACGCAGGCTCGTCCAACATCAAGTAACAGCTATTTTTCAGTGCAAGATAGTGTGACAAGCAGTCGGCCAAACCCTACTGTTTACATTACTCCAAAGCCCAACGTGAACTTAATAACGTCAAGTAACTATGGAAATAATCCCGGAGGTAGTTCGACACCGGgtggaacaaataaaatttcaaccgGCAACATGCCACAAGGCGGAATCTCAGTAATATATAATGAAAATCCAGCTGTATTGATTCCGGCACCAGCCGACTTCGATAATGAAGGATACTTTGGAGTCTCGACTACAATGCGTCCTATATCTGACCAACATTTAGTAACACAAACATCGATTTTCACGATTGGCAAAAGACCATCAACAATTCATGTGTTTGCCCCAACAACACCTTCTTCCGTATTACATTATAATGATATAAACGATTACAAAACAGGACAAACATCCATGATTCCAATAAAAGGAGTTACACATGCAGCTACAGATGATCTGATAAACTTTCCTCCAGTCCGAAATCCAAACTTAAATCTTACCAATGGAGTGCCACCAGGAGTTCATACTGGAGTAAACTTCAGTGAAGAGGAGGATACTGCTGAGACAACTCCCGTATTTGTCGAAGACGAAGTGCTGCATAACAAAATGGATTTATTAGTAAGCAAAATTGTTGCATcattgcaaaataattttgatgatttggcTGACATGGTATATGAAAGACGAAACGTGACCATTTTGAAAGATCCATCCGAGGATGCGGCTACATTAAAACCAAGTAGACGTCCTACTACTAGAAAACCAATTACAACTACCAAAAGAGCAAAAGTTACTACGACAAAAAGACCATTGAAAGCAACTAGTAAAAAACCAGCAACTACAAAGAAACCATCAAGTAGCAAAAGACCTAGTACAAAGCGACCTACATCAAAG gtgaCAACAAAACCTACTAAGCGCGTTACTACAAGCACAGAAACGGCAACATTAGCTGACGATTACTACGATGAGCCAATAGATGACAATGAAACCGGGGCAGAAGAACAATTACCGTCTTTTGGAAATGCAAGAATAC aatgtggCGTACGTCCCCAAGTAAAGTCCGGTAGAATAGTCGGTGGAAAATCTGCTCGTTTTGGAGAATGGCCATGGCAGGTACTCGTAAAAGAATCAACATGGTTAGGGCTATTTACCAAAAACAAATGTGGTGGTGTTTTGATAAACAATAATTATGTAATGACCGCTGCTCATTGTCAACCAGG CTTCCTTGCGTCATTAGTTGCGGTATTGGGTGAACATGATATTTCTGGCGAATTGGAAGCAAAACGTtcaatcacaaaaaatgtcaaacaaaTCATCGTACATAGGCAGTATGACCCAGCAACATTTGAAAATGATTTGGCATTATTGCAATTAGAGAGCCCTGTGCACTACGATACGCATATTG TTCCGATATGCTTACCACCAGATAGTGCAGATTTTACTGGCCGCAAAGCTACTATAACAGGATGGGGACGTCTTAAATATAACGGTGGTGTTCCGAGTGTTTTGCAAGAAGTTCAG GTCCCCGTTATGGAGAATAGCGTTTGTCAGGAAATGTTTAACACAGCAGGgcatcaaaagaaaattttaccatCATTTTTATGTGCAGGTTATGCCAATGGACAGCGTGACTCTTGTGaag GTGATTCGGGTGGACCATTAGTTTTACAGCGCTCAGATGGTAGATTTGAATTAGTAGGAACGGTTTCTCATGGAATCAAATGTGCTGCTCCTTATTTACCAGGTGTCTATATGCGAACAACTTTCTACAAACCTTGGATAAAAAGTGTAGCTGGCATAAAATAA